From Hylaeus volcanicus isolate JK05 chromosome 2, UHH_iyHylVolc1.0_haploid, whole genome shotgun sequence, the proteins below share one genomic window:
- the LOC128872314 gene encoding fructose-1,6-bisphosphatase 1: MTSKESPFDSDCMTLTRFVLAEQRKIPTATGDLSQLLNNIQTAVKAVSSAVRKAGIASMYGIAGSKNVQGEEVKKLDVLSNELFINMLTSTFKSYLLVSEENAEAIEVEVEKRGKYIICFDPLDGSSNIDCLVSVGSIFGIYKKPDESKGPMAADALQPGKNLVAAGYALYGSATMIVLSIGHGVNGFIYDPAIGEFILTERNMKIPSRGEIYSINEGYESIWDTSIKEYIRSKKYPTSGKPYSARYVGSMVADVHRTIKYGGIFLYPATKTHPTGKLRLLYECIPMAYILKEAGGLASNGETDILNVVPETIHQRSPIFLGSREDVEEVLQFIQKHKTS; this comes from the exons ATGACTTCCAAAGAATCTCCTTTTGATTCCGACTGCATGACCCTGACGAGATTCGTGCTCGCGGAGCAACGGAAAATACCAACCGCCACGGGAGATTTAAGTCaacttttaaacaacatacaaACCGCTGTAAAGGCGGTTAGTTCGGCAGTTAGAAAAGCCGGCATTGCTAGCAT GTATGGAATAGCCGGATCTAAGAATGTTCAAGGAGAGGAAGTAAAGAAGCTGGATGTTCTAAGCAACGAgttgttcataaatatgttaaCATCCACGTTTAAGAGTTACCTCCTCGTGAGTGAAGAGAATGCGGAAGCTATCGAAGTGGAAGTCGAAAAGCGGGGGAAGTACATAATTTGCTTTGACCCTTTGGACGGATCCTCCAATATAGATTGTTTAGTATCGGTTGGCTCGATTTTTGGTATTTACAAGAAGCCTGATGAATCGAAGGGACCTATGGCGGCAGACGCCCTTCAACCTGGAAAGAATTTGGTTGCTGCCGGATATGCGCTTTATGGTTCCGCGACTATGATAGTACTCTCGATCGGTCATGGAGTTAACGGCTTCATCTACGATCCAGCAATCGGAGAATTTATCTTGACGGaaagaaacatgaaaattcCTTCAAGGGGTGAAATATATAG TATCAACGAAGGGTACGAGAGTATCTGGGATACATCCATTAAAGAGTATATCCGTTCTAAAAAATACCCCACCAGTGGAAAACCGTACAGTGCGAGATATGTGGGCTCCATGGTCGCTGATGTGCACAGGACAATCAAATATGGAGGAATATTTCTCTATCCGGCAACCAAAACTCACCCAACTGGCAAG CTTCGACTCTTATACGAATGTATCCCAATGGCTTACATACTTAAGGAAGCCGGCGGTTTAGCATCAAACGGGGAAACTGATATTTTAAACGTGGTACCCGAGACCATTCATCAAAGATCCCCCATATTTTTGGGATCACGAGAGGATGTCGAGGAAGTGTTGCAGTTCATTCAGAAGCACAAGACGTCGTGA
- the LOC128872307 gene encoding liprin-beta-1 isoform X5, translated as MGKSDENNEIIIHAGESTFLRKTTSEASKMLEAALLQMDDIISGACTDSNNDGNTEWKDTVKEAARNLVSAIKSAPCPPSTPDAATTEILLQWMQPSCPLGYGKLPAFRGSEPNLCATINLTHIGNHLHCCSAVHNMRVCSEEHSYQGNAKEYRGKRGNQSYESGKERQFRNRINYEQKARSQTDLFLRRRESPYCCSLQHFHDTQNWNEYQTPSEERLRKSENERGALRMEVSVLSEQVDAQSTKIQELESLLREKKDSLRRMEEALQKEVLSRSALETQKLELLSSLSEMKLRLTNLEHENLALRSANLMSNEEQFERHTSQYSSLPRPPSSSKKGVAFGKVSSLASGTHTTVPLAIRGVSARCLSAPTLAEEEKTIIIGDPNSRLETQKPLAELSMEEIEDWLANLGLECYAGELRRWGATGAKLLECSQQQLERELEIKNILHRKKLLYAIESEKYGGSEFFGSDKMDNAAVLRWLDDIGLPQHKEAFQIGKVDGRMLHRLTTEDLLNLGVTAQLHAASLRRGIQVLRELNFEFDNLERRSANGNGADGSNVRLWTNHRVMEWLRVVDLAEYAPNMRGSGLHGGLMMYEGRFTSELLATLLSISPGKTLLRRHLTTHFNQILGREVVQRKREIESTLGFIPLTLTARLKVPKKSQFTLKRKKSKNEADYGNLVCPLESSPPGTPSTPTSTPGSPNLNSPTF; from the exons CTGCAAGAAATCTCGTGTCCGCAATTAAAAGTGCACCATGTCCTCCTTCTACTCCTGATGCAGCTACcactgaaattttattgcagTGGATGCAACCA AGTTGCCCTTTGGGTTATGGTAAATTGCCTGCTTTCCGAGGAAGTGAGCCTAATCTTTGTGCAACTATAAATTTGACTCACATTGGGAATCACCTACACTGCTGTTCTGCTGTTCATAATATGAG AGTTTGTTCTGAAGAACACAGTTATCAAGGAAATGCTAAAGAATACAGAGGAAAACGAGGCAATCAATCTTATGAGTCAGGAAAAGAACGACAGTTCAGGAATAGGATAAATTATGAACAAAAAGCTAGGTCGCAAACAGATCTCTTTTTAAGAAGAAGAGAATCTCCTTATTGTTGCTCCCTGCAGCACTTTCATGATACTCAAAATTGGAATGAGTATCAAACACCTAGCGAG GAACGTTTACGAAAATCAGAAAATGAACGCGGGGCATTACGTATGGAAGTGTCAGTTTTATCTGAGCAAGTGGATGCACAGTCTactaaaattcaagaattggAAAGTTTGCtcagagaaaagaaagattcTCTTAGAAGAATGGAAGAGGCACtgcaaaaa GAAGTACTTTCAAGAAGTGCTTTGGAAACACAAAAGTTAGAGCTTTTAAGCTCTTTATCAGAAATGAAGCTTAGACTAACAAATTTAGAACACGAAAATCTTGCACTTCGTAGTGCAAACCTTATGTCAAAT GAAGAGCAATTTGAAAGGCATACCAGCCAATATAGCAGTCTTCCTAGGCCGCCGAGTTCTTCAAAGAAAGGCGTAGCATTCGGTAAGGTTTCAAGTTTAGCTTCAGGGACACACACGACGGTACCACTGGCCATTAGGGGAGTCTCCGCGAGATGCCTGTCTGCGCCTACTCTAG ctgaagaagaaaaaacgatTATTATAGGAGACCCAAATTCTCGATTAGAAACTCAGAAACCTTTGGCGGAGCTCTcgatggaagaaattgaagattGGCTCGCGAATCTAGGATTAGAATGTTATGCGGGTGAATTAAGACGATGGGGTGCAACTGGAGCAAAATTACTTGAATGCTCACAACAGCAGCTAGAAAGAGAgctggaaataaaaaatattcttcacagaaagaaattgttgtacGCAATAGAGTCAGAAAAATATGGCGGCAGTGAGTTTTTTGGATCGGATAAG ATGGATAATGCAGCCGTTCTACGATGGCTCGATGATATTGGTTTACCACAACATAAAGAAGCTTTTCAAATCGGTAAAGTCGATGGTAGAATGTTACATAGACTTACTACCGAAGATCTTTTAAACCTTGGAGTTACTGCACAATTACATGCTGCAAGTCTTAGACGAGGAATTCAG GTTCTtcgtgaattaaattttgagtttGATAACCTTGAAAGAAGATCTGCAAACGGTAACGGAGCTGATGGTAGTAATGTTCGTCTCTGGACAAACCATCGAGTAATGGAATGGCTCAGAGTGGTTGATTTGGCAGAATACGCACCCAATATGAGAGGATCCGGATTACATGGAGGTTTAATGATGTACGAAGGCAGATTTACTTCAGAATTATTGGCTACGTTGCTTAGTATTTCCCCTGGAAAAACTCTTCTTCGTAGACATTTAACAACACATTTCAATCAAATTCTCGGTAGAGAAGTTGTACAGAGAAAAAGGGAAATTGAAAGCACTCTTGGATTCATTCCACTTACGCTTACCGCTCGCTTGAAg GTACCAAAGAAATCTCAGTTTACATTAAAGCGTAAGAAGAGCAAAAATGAAGCGGATTATGGTAATTTGGTCTGTCCTCTGGAATCGTCACCGCCAGGTACTCCATCGACTCCTACTTCGACTCCAGGCAGTCCAAATTTGAATTCACCGACGTTCTAA
- the LOC128872307 gene encoding liprin-beta-1 isoform X1 has translation MIPREVNKFGGTSDSLEAMPRIKQWDDTWNGMVHSEDYYSSGTSNSEQEEDEFSCPLGYGKLPAFRGSEPNLCATINLTHIGNHLHCCSAVHNMRVCSEEHSYQGNAKEYRGKRGNQSYESGKERQFRNRINYEQKARSQTDLFLRRRESPYCCSLQHFHDTQNWNEYQTPSEERLRKSENERGALRMEVSVLSEQVDAQSTKIQELESLLREKKDSLRRMEEALQKEVLSRSALETQKLELLSSLSEMKLRLTNLEHENLALRSANLMSNEEQFERHTSQYSSLPRPPSSSKKGVAFGKVSSLASGTHTTVPLAIRGVSARCLSAPTLAEEEKTIIIGDPNSRLETQKPLAELSMEEIEDWLANLGLECYAGELRRWGATGAKLLECSQQQLERELEIKNILHRKKLLYAIESEKYGGSEFFGSDKMDNAAVLRWLDDIGLPQHKEAFQIGKVDGRMLHRLTTEDLLNLGVTAQLHAASLRRGIQVLRELNFEFDNLERRSANGNGADGSNVRLWTNHRVMEWLRVVDLAEYAPNMRGSGLHGGLMMYEGRFTSELLATLLSISPGKTLLRRHLTTHFNQILGREVVQRKREIESTLGFIPLTLTARLKVPKKSQFTLKRKKSKNEADYGNLVCPLESSPPGTPSTPTSTPGSPNLNSPTF, from the exons ATGATTCCAAgggaagtaaataaatttggagGAA CTTCAGACTCATTGGAAGCTATGCCAAGAATAAAACAATGGGATGATACATGGAATGGGATGGTACATTCAGAAGACTATTATTCTTCAGGAACATCGAATTCTGAACAAGAAGAGGATGAATTT AGTTGCCCTTTGGGTTATGGTAAATTGCCTGCTTTCCGAGGAAGTGAGCCTAATCTTTGTGCAACTATAAATTTGACTCACATTGGGAATCACCTACACTGCTGTTCTGCTGTTCATAATATGAG AGTTTGTTCTGAAGAACACAGTTATCAAGGAAATGCTAAAGAATACAGAGGAAAACGAGGCAATCAATCTTATGAGTCAGGAAAAGAACGACAGTTCAGGAATAGGATAAATTATGAACAAAAAGCTAGGTCGCAAACAGATCTCTTTTTAAGAAGAAGAGAATCTCCTTATTGTTGCTCCCTGCAGCACTTTCATGATACTCAAAATTGGAATGAGTATCAAACACCTAGCGAG GAACGTTTACGAAAATCAGAAAATGAACGCGGGGCATTACGTATGGAAGTGTCAGTTTTATCTGAGCAAGTGGATGCACAGTCTactaaaattcaagaattggAAAGTTTGCtcagagaaaagaaagattcTCTTAGAAGAATGGAAGAGGCACtgcaaaaa GAAGTACTTTCAAGAAGTGCTTTGGAAACACAAAAGTTAGAGCTTTTAAGCTCTTTATCAGAAATGAAGCTTAGACTAACAAATTTAGAACACGAAAATCTTGCACTTCGTAGTGCAAACCTTATGTCAAAT GAAGAGCAATTTGAAAGGCATACCAGCCAATATAGCAGTCTTCCTAGGCCGCCGAGTTCTTCAAAGAAAGGCGTAGCATTCGGTAAGGTTTCAAGTTTAGCTTCAGGGACACACACGACGGTACCACTGGCCATTAGGGGAGTCTCCGCGAGATGCCTGTCTGCGCCTACTCTAG ctgaagaagaaaaaacgatTATTATAGGAGACCCAAATTCTCGATTAGAAACTCAGAAACCTTTGGCGGAGCTCTcgatggaagaaattgaagattGGCTCGCGAATCTAGGATTAGAATGTTATGCGGGTGAATTAAGACGATGGGGTGCAACTGGAGCAAAATTACTTGAATGCTCACAACAGCAGCTAGAAAGAGAgctggaaataaaaaatattcttcacagaaagaaattgttgtacGCAATAGAGTCAGAAAAATATGGCGGCAGTGAGTTTTTTGGATCGGATAAG ATGGATAATGCAGCCGTTCTACGATGGCTCGATGATATTGGTTTACCACAACATAAAGAAGCTTTTCAAATCGGTAAAGTCGATGGTAGAATGTTACATAGACTTACTACCGAAGATCTTTTAAACCTTGGAGTTACTGCACAATTACATGCTGCAAGTCTTAGACGAGGAATTCAG GTTCTtcgtgaattaaattttgagtttGATAACCTTGAAAGAAGATCTGCAAACGGTAACGGAGCTGATGGTAGTAATGTTCGTCTCTGGACAAACCATCGAGTAATGGAATGGCTCAGAGTGGTTGATTTGGCAGAATACGCACCCAATATGAGAGGATCCGGATTACATGGAGGTTTAATGATGTACGAAGGCAGATTTACTTCAGAATTATTGGCTACGTTGCTTAGTATTTCCCCTGGAAAAACTCTTCTTCGTAGACATTTAACAACACATTTCAATCAAATTCTCGGTAGAGAAGTTGTACAGAGAAAAAGGGAAATTGAAAGCACTCTTGGATTCATTCCACTTACGCTTACCGCTCGCTTGAAg GTACCAAAGAAATCTCAGTTTACATTAAAGCGTAAGAAGAGCAAAAATGAAGCGGATTATGGTAATTTGGTCTGTCCTCTGGAATCGTCACCGCCAGGTACTCCATCGACTCCTACTTCGACTCCAGGCAGTCCAAATTTGAATTCACCGACGTTCTAA
- the LOC128872307 gene encoding liprin-beta-1 isoform X2, whose translation MPRIKQWDDTWNGMVHSEDYYSSGTSNSEQEEDEFSCPLGYGKLPAFRGSEPNLCATINLTHIGNHLHCCSAVHNMRVCSEEHSYQGNAKEYRGKRGNQSYESGKERQFRNRINYEQKARSQTDLFLRRRESPYCCSLQHFHDTQNWNEYQTPSEERLRKSENERGALRMEVSVLSEQVDAQSTKIQELESLLREKKDSLRRMEEALQKEVLSRSALETQKLELLSSLSEMKLRLTNLEHENLALRSANLMSNEEQFERHTSQYSSLPRPPSSSKKGVAFGKVSSLASGTHTTVPLAIRGVSARCLSAPTLAEEEKTIIIGDPNSRLETQKPLAELSMEEIEDWLANLGLECYAGELRRWGATGAKLLECSQQQLERELEIKNILHRKKLLYAIESEKYGGSEFFGSDKMDNAAVLRWLDDIGLPQHKEAFQIGKVDGRMLHRLTTEDLLNLGVTAQLHAASLRRGIQVLRELNFEFDNLERRSANGNGADGSNVRLWTNHRVMEWLRVVDLAEYAPNMRGSGLHGGLMMYEGRFTSELLATLLSISPGKTLLRRHLTTHFNQILGREVVQRKREIESTLGFIPLTLTARLKVPKKSQFTLKRKKSKNEADYGNLVCPLESSPPGTPSTPTSTPGSPNLNSPTF comes from the exons ATGCCAAGAATAAAACAATGGGATGATACATGGAATGGGATGGTACATTCAGAAGACTATTATTCTTCAGGAACATCGAATTCTGAACAAGAAGAGGATGAATTT AGTTGCCCTTTGGGTTATGGTAAATTGCCTGCTTTCCGAGGAAGTGAGCCTAATCTTTGTGCAACTATAAATTTGACTCACATTGGGAATCACCTACACTGCTGTTCTGCTGTTCATAATATGAG AGTTTGTTCTGAAGAACACAGTTATCAAGGAAATGCTAAAGAATACAGAGGAAAACGAGGCAATCAATCTTATGAGTCAGGAAAAGAACGACAGTTCAGGAATAGGATAAATTATGAACAAAAAGCTAGGTCGCAAACAGATCTCTTTTTAAGAAGAAGAGAATCTCCTTATTGTTGCTCCCTGCAGCACTTTCATGATACTCAAAATTGGAATGAGTATCAAACACCTAGCGAG GAACGTTTACGAAAATCAGAAAATGAACGCGGGGCATTACGTATGGAAGTGTCAGTTTTATCTGAGCAAGTGGATGCACAGTCTactaaaattcaagaattggAAAGTTTGCtcagagaaaagaaagattcTCTTAGAAGAATGGAAGAGGCACtgcaaaaa GAAGTACTTTCAAGAAGTGCTTTGGAAACACAAAAGTTAGAGCTTTTAAGCTCTTTATCAGAAATGAAGCTTAGACTAACAAATTTAGAACACGAAAATCTTGCACTTCGTAGTGCAAACCTTATGTCAAAT GAAGAGCAATTTGAAAGGCATACCAGCCAATATAGCAGTCTTCCTAGGCCGCCGAGTTCTTCAAAGAAAGGCGTAGCATTCGGTAAGGTTTCAAGTTTAGCTTCAGGGACACACACGACGGTACCACTGGCCATTAGGGGAGTCTCCGCGAGATGCCTGTCTGCGCCTACTCTAG ctgaagaagaaaaaacgatTATTATAGGAGACCCAAATTCTCGATTAGAAACTCAGAAACCTTTGGCGGAGCTCTcgatggaagaaattgaagattGGCTCGCGAATCTAGGATTAGAATGTTATGCGGGTGAATTAAGACGATGGGGTGCAACTGGAGCAAAATTACTTGAATGCTCACAACAGCAGCTAGAAAGAGAgctggaaataaaaaatattcttcacagaaagaaattgttgtacGCAATAGAGTCAGAAAAATATGGCGGCAGTGAGTTTTTTGGATCGGATAAG ATGGATAATGCAGCCGTTCTACGATGGCTCGATGATATTGGTTTACCACAACATAAAGAAGCTTTTCAAATCGGTAAAGTCGATGGTAGAATGTTACATAGACTTACTACCGAAGATCTTTTAAACCTTGGAGTTACTGCACAATTACATGCTGCAAGTCTTAGACGAGGAATTCAG GTTCTtcgtgaattaaattttgagtttGATAACCTTGAAAGAAGATCTGCAAACGGTAACGGAGCTGATGGTAGTAATGTTCGTCTCTGGACAAACCATCGAGTAATGGAATGGCTCAGAGTGGTTGATTTGGCAGAATACGCACCCAATATGAGAGGATCCGGATTACATGGAGGTTTAATGATGTACGAAGGCAGATTTACTTCAGAATTATTGGCTACGTTGCTTAGTATTTCCCCTGGAAAAACTCTTCTTCGTAGACATTTAACAACACATTTCAATCAAATTCTCGGTAGAGAAGTTGTACAGAGAAAAAGGGAAATTGAAAGCACTCTTGGATTCATTCCACTTACGCTTACCGCTCGCTTGAAg GTACCAAAGAAATCTCAGTTTACATTAAAGCGTAAGAAGAGCAAAAATGAAGCGGATTATGGTAATTTGGTCTGTCCTCTGGAATCGTCACCGCCAGGTACTCCATCGACTCCTACTTCGACTCCAGGCAGTCCAAATTTGAATTCACCGACGTTCTAA
- the LOC128872307 gene encoding liprin-beta-1 isoform X3 has translation MIPREVNKFGGTSDSLEAMPRIKQWDDTWNGMVHSEDYYSSGTSNSEQEEDEFSCPLGYGKLPAFRGSEPNLCATINLTHIGNHLHCCSAVHNMRVCSEEHSYQGNAKEYRGKRGNQSYESGKERQFRNRINYEQKARSQTDLFLRRRESPYCCSLQHFHDTQNWNEYQTPSEERLRKSENERGALRMEVSVLSEQVDAQSTKIQELESLLREKKDSLRRMEEALQKEVLSRSALETQKLELLSSLSEMKLRLTNLEHENLALRSANLMSNEEQFERHTSQYSSLPRPPSSSKKGVAFAEEEKTIIIGDPNSRLETQKPLAELSMEEIEDWLANLGLECYAGELRRWGATGAKLLECSQQQLERELEIKNILHRKKLLYAIESEKYGGSEFFGSDKMDNAAVLRWLDDIGLPQHKEAFQIGKVDGRMLHRLTTEDLLNLGVTAQLHAASLRRGIQVLRELNFEFDNLERRSANGNGADGSNVRLWTNHRVMEWLRVVDLAEYAPNMRGSGLHGGLMMYEGRFTSELLATLLSISPGKTLLRRHLTTHFNQILGREVVQRKREIESTLGFIPLTLTARLKVPKKSQFTLKRKKSKNEADYGNLVCPLESSPPGTPSTPTSTPGSPNLNSPTF, from the exons ATGATTCCAAgggaagtaaataaatttggagGAA CTTCAGACTCATTGGAAGCTATGCCAAGAATAAAACAATGGGATGATACATGGAATGGGATGGTACATTCAGAAGACTATTATTCTTCAGGAACATCGAATTCTGAACAAGAAGAGGATGAATTT AGTTGCCCTTTGGGTTATGGTAAATTGCCTGCTTTCCGAGGAAGTGAGCCTAATCTTTGTGCAACTATAAATTTGACTCACATTGGGAATCACCTACACTGCTGTTCTGCTGTTCATAATATGAG AGTTTGTTCTGAAGAACACAGTTATCAAGGAAATGCTAAAGAATACAGAGGAAAACGAGGCAATCAATCTTATGAGTCAGGAAAAGAACGACAGTTCAGGAATAGGATAAATTATGAACAAAAAGCTAGGTCGCAAACAGATCTCTTTTTAAGAAGAAGAGAATCTCCTTATTGTTGCTCCCTGCAGCACTTTCATGATACTCAAAATTGGAATGAGTATCAAACACCTAGCGAG GAACGTTTACGAAAATCAGAAAATGAACGCGGGGCATTACGTATGGAAGTGTCAGTTTTATCTGAGCAAGTGGATGCACAGTCTactaaaattcaagaattggAAAGTTTGCtcagagaaaagaaagattcTCTTAGAAGAATGGAAGAGGCACtgcaaaaa GAAGTACTTTCAAGAAGTGCTTTGGAAACACAAAAGTTAGAGCTTTTAAGCTCTTTATCAGAAATGAAGCTTAGACTAACAAATTTAGAACACGAAAATCTTGCACTTCGTAGTGCAAACCTTATGTCAAAT GAAGAGCAATTTGAAAGGCATACCAGCCAATATAGCAGTCTTCCTAGGCCGCCGAGTTCTTCAAAGAAAGGCGTAGCATTCG ctgaagaagaaaaaacgatTATTATAGGAGACCCAAATTCTCGATTAGAAACTCAGAAACCTTTGGCGGAGCTCTcgatggaagaaattgaagattGGCTCGCGAATCTAGGATTAGAATGTTATGCGGGTGAATTAAGACGATGGGGTGCAACTGGAGCAAAATTACTTGAATGCTCACAACAGCAGCTAGAAAGAGAgctggaaataaaaaatattcttcacagaaagaaattgttgtacGCAATAGAGTCAGAAAAATATGGCGGCAGTGAGTTTTTTGGATCGGATAAG ATGGATAATGCAGCCGTTCTACGATGGCTCGATGATATTGGTTTACCACAACATAAAGAAGCTTTTCAAATCGGTAAAGTCGATGGTAGAATGTTACATAGACTTACTACCGAAGATCTTTTAAACCTTGGAGTTACTGCACAATTACATGCTGCAAGTCTTAGACGAGGAATTCAG GTTCTtcgtgaattaaattttgagtttGATAACCTTGAAAGAAGATCTGCAAACGGTAACGGAGCTGATGGTAGTAATGTTCGTCTCTGGACAAACCATCGAGTAATGGAATGGCTCAGAGTGGTTGATTTGGCAGAATACGCACCCAATATGAGAGGATCCGGATTACATGGAGGTTTAATGATGTACGAAGGCAGATTTACTTCAGAATTATTGGCTACGTTGCTTAGTATTTCCCCTGGAAAAACTCTTCTTCGTAGACATTTAACAACACATTTCAATCAAATTCTCGGTAGAGAAGTTGTACAGAGAAAAAGGGAAATTGAAAGCACTCTTGGATTCATTCCACTTACGCTTACCGCTCGCTTGAAg GTACCAAAGAAATCTCAGTTTACATTAAAGCGTAAGAAGAGCAAAAATGAAGCGGATTATGGTAATTTGGTCTGTCCTCTGGAATCGTCACCGCCAGGTACTCCATCGACTCCTACTTCGACTCCAGGCAGTCCAAATTTGAATTCACCGACGTTCTAA